From Vigna unguiculata cultivar IT97K-499-35 chromosome 5, ASM411807v1, whole genome shotgun sequence, the proteins below share one genomic window:
- the LOC114183103 gene encoding dol-P-Glc:Glc(2)Man(9)GlcNAc(2)-PP-Dol alpha-1,2-glucosyltransferase isoform X1 has product MGKIALAAIMSLCVIPASIMVNRIVHEPYMDEIFHIPQAKQYCKGNFGSWDRNITTPPGLYYLSLAHVASLFPGLYFVQAVSSFSDMCSVAILRSVNGVLAIVCSVILYNIIMHLKPTLTKRKAMLQAVVLSLYPLHWFFTFLYYTDVAAVTTVLAMYLASLKKNYWFSALIGAVAVVIRQTNVIWVLLVACTAIINISVTHGKQNTKSIKSDVSVKHGLEYATGTNSEGFNLRKRKIVKSGNTIERSSSSDSSPSSYSGFADELWTILLTLWYMKWEILISFSPFLMVVVAFIVFVYWNGSIVLGAKEAHAVTPHFSQMLYFSLVSVLAQAPMQITITQAVDLFRMFRKSRPLLFFQMFLALVVGMLSVHFFSVAHPYLLADNRHYPFYLWRKVIMAHWSIKYLLVPVYICSWFSIINMLGKSRSKIWVLAYFLATAAVLVPAPLIEFRYYTIPFYFLVLHCENSDDQSWILTGILYIGVNIFTMAMFLFRPFHWDHERGIQRFIW; this is encoded by the exons ATGGGAAAAATAGCTCTTGCAGCAATAATGAGCTTATGTGTTATTCCTGCCTCCATAATGGTTAATCGCATAGTTCATGAGCCATATATG GATGAGATATTTCATATACCACAGGCAAAGCAGTACTGCAAGGGAAATTTTGGAAGTTGGGACCGTAATATTACCACTCCTCCTGGCCT GTACTATCTTTCACTTGCCCATGTTGCTTCTTTGTTTCCAGGCCTGTACTTTGTACAAGCTGTTTCCTCATTTTCTGACATGTGCTCTGTGGCAATCCTTCGATCGGTTAATGGTGTCTTAGCAATTGTATGCAGTGTAATTTTATACAACATAATTATGCATTTGAAGCCAACACTTACCAAGAGAAAGGCGATGCTTCAAGCAGTGGTCCTATCCTTGTACCCCCTTCACTGGTTTTTCACTTTTCTCTATTACACAGATGTTGCAGCTGTTACGACAGTGCTGGCTATGTATCTAGCAAGTTTGAAGAAAAATTACTGGTTTAGTGCATTG ATCGGAGCAGTGGCAGTTGTTATTCGCCAAACAAATGTTATATGGGTGCTTCTTGTTGCATGCACTGCAATCATAAATATTTCTGTGACTCATGGAAAGCAAAATACAAAATCTATCAAGTCAGATGTGTCTGTCAAGCATGGTTTAGAATATGCTACTGGTACTAATTCAGAGGGTTTCAATCTGAGGAAGCGAAAAATTGTTAAATCTGGGAATACTATTGAACGCTCATCATCATCTGATTCTTCTCCTTCCTCTTACTCAG GTTTTGCTGATGAATTATGGACCATCCTTTTAACATTGTGGTACATGAAATGGGAGATTCTAATTTCATTTAGCCCCTTTCTCATGGTGGTGGTGGCCTTTATTGTATTTGTGTACTGGAATGGAAGCATTGTTCTGG GTGCAAAAGAAGCACACGCAGTTACCCCACATTTCTCTCAGATGCTTTATTTTAGTTTGGTTTCTGTACTGGCTCAGGCTCCTATGCAGATCACTATCACCCAGGCTGTGGACTTGTTTCGTATGTTTCGGAAGAGTAGGCCCCTTCTTTTCTTTCAGATGTTCCTGGCCCTTGTAGTTGGCATGCTCTCAGTACACTTTTTCAG TGTAGCTCATCCATACCTTCTTGCTGATAATCGGCATTACCCTTTTTATCTTTGGAGGAAAGTTATAATGGCTCACTGGTCAATTAAATACCTTCTGGTCCCAGTTTATATATGTTCATGGTTTTCCATCATCAACATGTTGG GAAAATCTAGAAGTAAAATATGGGTTTTGGCATATTTTTTGGCCACTGCAGCTGTTCTTGTACCAGCTCCACTGATAGAGTTCAGATACTACACCATACCATTCTATTTCCTGGTGCTTCACTGTGAAAATAGTGATGATCAAAGTTGGATTCTCACAGGCATACTGTATATTGGTGTTAATATCTTTACAATGGCCATGTTTCTGTTTCGACCTTTCCATTGGGATCATGAGCGTGGAATTCAAAGGTTTATATGGTGA
- the LOC114183103 gene encoding dol-P-Glc:Glc(2)Man(9)GlcNAc(2)-PP-Dol alpha-1,2-glucosyltransferase isoform X2 codes for MCSVAILRSVNGVLAIVCSVILYNIIMHLKPTLTKRKAMLQAVVLSLYPLHWFFTFLYYTDVAAVTTVLAMYLASLKKNYWFSALIGAVAVVIRQTNVIWVLLVACTAIINISVTHGKQNTKSIKSDVSVKHGLEYATGTNSEGFNLRKRKIVKSGNTIERSSSSDSSPSSYSGFADELWTILLTLWYMKWEILISFSPFLMVVVAFIVFVYWNGSIVLGAKEAHAVTPHFSQMLYFSLVSVLAQAPMQITITQAVDLFRMFRKSRPLLFFQMFLALVVGMLSVHFFSVAHPYLLADNRHYPFYLWRKVIMAHWSIKYLLVPVYICSWFSIINMLGKSRSKIWVLAYFLATAAVLVPAPLIEFRYYTIPFYFLVLHCENSDDQSWILTGILYIGVNIFTMAMFLFRPFHWDHERGIQRFIW; via the exons ATGTGCTCTGTGGCAATCCTTCGATCGGTTAATGGTGTCTTAGCAATTGTATGCAGTGTAATTTTATACAACATAATTATGCATTTGAAGCCAACACTTACCAAGAGAAAGGCGATGCTTCAAGCAGTGGTCCTATCCTTGTACCCCCTTCACTGGTTTTTCACTTTTCTCTATTACACAGATGTTGCAGCTGTTACGACAGTGCTGGCTATGTATCTAGCAAGTTTGAAGAAAAATTACTGGTTTAGTGCATTG ATCGGAGCAGTGGCAGTTGTTATTCGCCAAACAAATGTTATATGGGTGCTTCTTGTTGCATGCACTGCAATCATAAATATTTCTGTGACTCATGGAAAGCAAAATACAAAATCTATCAAGTCAGATGTGTCTGTCAAGCATGGTTTAGAATATGCTACTGGTACTAATTCAGAGGGTTTCAATCTGAGGAAGCGAAAAATTGTTAAATCTGGGAATACTATTGAACGCTCATCATCATCTGATTCTTCTCCTTCCTCTTACTCAG GTTTTGCTGATGAATTATGGACCATCCTTTTAACATTGTGGTACATGAAATGGGAGATTCTAATTTCATTTAGCCCCTTTCTCATGGTGGTGGTGGCCTTTATTGTATTTGTGTACTGGAATGGAAGCATTGTTCTGG GTGCAAAAGAAGCACACGCAGTTACCCCACATTTCTCTCAGATGCTTTATTTTAGTTTGGTTTCTGTACTGGCTCAGGCTCCTATGCAGATCACTATCACCCAGGCTGTGGACTTGTTTCGTATGTTTCGGAAGAGTAGGCCCCTTCTTTTCTTTCAGATGTTCCTGGCCCTTGTAGTTGGCATGCTCTCAGTACACTTTTTCAG TGTAGCTCATCCATACCTTCTTGCTGATAATCGGCATTACCCTTTTTATCTTTGGAGGAAAGTTATAATGGCTCACTGGTCAATTAAATACCTTCTGGTCCCAGTTTATATATGTTCATGGTTTTCCATCATCAACATGTTGG GAAAATCTAGAAGTAAAATATGGGTTTTGGCATATTTTTTGGCCACTGCAGCTGTTCTTGTACCAGCTCCACTGATAGAGTTCAGATACTACACCATACCATTCTATTTCCTGGTGCTTCACTGTGAAAATAGTGATGATCAAAGTTGGATTCTCACAGGCATACTGTATATTGGTGTTAATATCTTTACAATGGCCATGTTTCTGTTTCGACCTTTCCATTGGGATCATGAGCGTGGAATTCAAAGGTTTATATGGTGA
- the LOC114182922 gene encoding WUSCHEL-related homeobox 3: MSPAGSGSGSGSGSSRWSPTTEQLMILEELYRSGIRTPSASQIQQITTHLSFYGRIEGKNVFYWFQNHKARDRQKLRRKLTKQLQLQQQQQLHHCHLNPDITNHYFAAAAAAYSPCSSTPDFPFYNPPTFLFQGAGGSVNTSEQALNCAWREGVTFYNNGWSTPMNVNNQASSSSCCTSSSRPLKTLDLFPLTTTRTDEDCTTPPPK; the protein is encoded by the exons atgtctccAGCAGGCTCAGGTTCAGGTTCAGGTTCAGGTTCTTCAAGATGGAGCCCTACCACGGAACAACTCATGATCTTAGAGGAGCTCTACAGGAGTGGCATTAGAACTCCTAGTGCCTCACAAATTCAGCAAATTACCACACACCTTTCTTTCTATGGCAGAATAGAAGGAAAGAATGTGTTCTACTGGTTTCAGAACCACAAGGCTAGGGATAGACAAAAGCTCAGAAGGAAACTCACCAAGCAACTGCAGctacagcaacaacaacaactccATCATTGCCATCTCAATCCAGATATCACTAACCACTAttttgctgctgctgctgctgcttaTTCCCCTTGTTCTTCAACCCCGGATTTTCCCTTTTATAACCCTCCCACCTTTCTCTTTCAG GGAGCAGGAGGATCTGTGAACACATCTGAACAGGCATTGAATTGCGCATGGAGGGAAGGGGTGACCTTCTACAACAATGGTTGGAGTACACCTATGAATGTTAACAACCAagcatcttcatcttcatgtTGCACTTCTTCTTCTCGACCCCTCAAGACCCTTGATCTCTTTCCGCTCACTACCACCAGAACCGATGAAGACTGCACCACCCCACCACCCAAGTAG
- the LOC114186243 gene encoding putative respiratory burst oxidase homolog protein H isoform X2, with the protein MSSDKEGNDESATWILESIQIQPVERSIRDDDEEASLNASPVLKSPSEGSLNNVRNRNANQGNGGRKMVRVESGAARGIKGLRFLDRTVTGKEADAWRSIEKRFTQHAVDGKLSKDKFGICMGMGAESKDFAGELYEALARRRKISAENGITLAEARVFWEDMTSKDLESRLQVFFDMCDKNGDGRLSEEEVKEVIVLSASANKLGNLKTNASGYAALIMEELDPDHNGYIEMWQLETLLKEMVSSEDGPKKISNPKAMNLSKAMIPSKYRSPMSKYVSKITEFALDKWKVIWVVALWLVINLVLYIWKFKQYRQKGAYEVMGYCVCFAKGAAETLKLNMALIVLTMCRRTLTKLRESFLSRIIPFDDNINFHKMIAVAVVIGTLIHATVHFTCDFPRLVSYPNEKFMAILGDGFNYKQPDYISLVKSTPGLTGIVMVLLMAFSFTLATHSFRKSVVKLPAPLHRLAGFNSFWYAHHLLIVVYICLVIHGYYLFLTKEWQKKTTWMYLVIPISLYAFERIHPFFKGKDHRVNIIKAIVYTGNVLALYMTKPQGFKYKSGMYIFIKCPDISSFEWHPFSITSAPGDEYLSVHVRTLGDWTTELKNKFTKVCEPHTAQTRRGSLMRMETRAPSSGFPQKQSIRYPKILVKGPYGAPAQSYKNYDVLLLIGLGIGATPMISILKDMLNHIKLGTPVEDSIHANHSDEAKKGPERAYFYWVTREQSSFDWFKGVMDDIADYDRDGIIEMHNYLTSVYEEGDARSALIAMIQKLQHAKNGVDVVSESRIRTHFARPNWKKEFSKLANTHQTSRIGVFYCGSPTLTKVLKNLCQEFSLNTSTRFQFHKENF; encoded by the exons ATGTCATCAGACAAAGAAGGCAATGATGAATCAGCAACATGGATTCTTGAGAGCATTCAGATTCAGCCCGTGGAGAGGTCTATAAGGGACGATGATGAAGAAGCATCCCTTAATGCAAGCCCGGTGCTAAAATCTCCCAGTGAAGGTTCTCTGAACAATGTGAGGAACAGGAATGCCAATCAGGGGAATGGGGGGAGGAAGATGGTGAGGGTAGAATCAGGAGCAGCAAGAGGGATTAAGGGTTTACGGTTTCTCGATAGAACGGTCACTGGGAAGGAAGCAGATGCATGGAGGTCCATTGAGAAGCGTTTTACTCAACATGCAGTTGATGGAAAACTCTCGAAAGACAAATTTGGAATCTGCATGG GCATGGGAGCAGAATCAAAGGATTTTGCCGGGGAACTGTACGAGGCTTTGGCTAGGAGGAGGAAAATCAGTGCAGAAAATGGGATAACTTTGGCTGAAGCTAGAGTGTTCTGGGAGGACATGACTAGCAAAGATCTTGAATCAAGGCTTCAAGTGTTCTTTGACAT GTGTGACAAGAATGGAGATGGTAGGCTATCAGAAGAGGAGGTTAAGGAG GTTATAGTGTTGAGTGCCTCGGCAAATAAGCTAGGAAATCTCAAAACAAATGCTAGTGGGTATGCAGCTTTGATAATGGAAGAGCTTGACCCTGATCATAATGGATATATTGAG ATGTGGCAGCTAGAAACTCTGCTGAAGGAAATGGTTAGTTCTGAAGATGGCcccaaaaaaattagtaatcCTAAAGCCATGAATTTGAGTAAAGCTATGATACCGAGCAAGTATAGGAGCCCCATGAGCAAATACGTATCTAAAATCACAGAATTTGCCTTAGATAAATGGAAAGTAATATGGGTTGTGGCACTATGGTTGGTCATAAACTTGGTGCTTTATATATGGAAGTTCAAACAATACAGACAAAAGGGTGCCTATGAAGTCATGGGTTATTGTGTCTGCTTTGCAAAGGGAGCTGCTGAGACTCTCAAGCTCAACATGGCTCTGATTGTCCTAACCATGTGCAGAAGAACACTTACGAAGCTAAGAGAATCGTTTCTAAGTCGAATAATCCCTTTTGATGACAATATAAACTTTCACAAGATGATTGCAGTAGCTGTAGTTATAGGTACTTTGATTCATGCAACGGTGCATTTCACTTGTGATTTTCCAAGATTAGTATCATACCCAAATGAGAAGTTCATGGCAATACTTGGGGATGGTTTTAACTATAAGCAGCCAGATTACATCTCCCTTGTTAAAAGCACTCCTGGTTTAACTGGAATTGTGATGGTCTTGCTCATGGCCTTTTCCTTCACTCTAGCCACACATTCTTTCAGAAAAAGTGTTGTCAAATTACCTGCGCCTTTGCATCGATTAGCTGGTTTCAATTCCTTTTGGTATGCGCATCATTTGCTTATTGTTGTTTACATATGCCTGGTCATACATGGCTACTATCTATTTCTCACCAAGGAATGGCAAAAGAAGACG ACTTGGATGTACCTTGTAATTCCCATTTCACTCTATGCTTTTGAGAGAATCCACCCATTTTTTAAAGGTAAAGATCACCGAGTAAACATCATAAAG GCAATAGTATACACAGGAAACGTCCTAGCACTATACATGACCAAACCCCAAGGATTCAAGTATAAAAGTGGAATGTATATTTTCATCAAGTGTCCAGATATATCCAGTTTTGAATG GCATCCTTTCTCCATCACATCAGCACCCGGAGATGAGTACTTGAGCGTCCATGTACGAACCTTGGGAGATTGGACTACAGAGCTTAAGAACAAATTTACAAAG GTTTGTGAGCCTCACACTGCACAAACAAGAAGGGGAAGCCTTATGAGGATGGAAACTAGAGCACCGAGTTCGGGCTTTCCTCAAAAACAAAG CATTAGATATCCAAAGATCCTCGTCAAAGGACCCTACGGAGCCCCAGCACAAAGCTATAAGAACTATGATGTCCTCTTGCTCATAGGTCTCGGAATTGGTGCCACTCCAATGATCAGTATTCTAAAAGATATGTTGAACCACATAAAGTTAGGAACCCCTGTAGAA GACTCAATCCATGCAAATCACTCAGATGAAGCTAAGAAAGGTCCTGAAAGAGCATACTTTTATTGGGTAACAAGAGAGCAGTCATCATTTGATTGGTTTAAAGGTGTCATGGATGATATTGCAGATTATGACCGCGAT GGTATTATAGAAATGCACAACTATTTGACTAGTGTCTATGAGGAGGGTGATGCCAGGTCTGCACTTATTGCCATGATTCAGAAGTTGCAACATGCTAAGAATGGAGTTGATGTAGTTTCAGAAAGCCGG ATAAGAACGCATTTTGCAAGACCAAACTGGAAAAAAGAGTTCTCAAAATTAGCAAACACGCATCAAACTTCTCGGATAG GTGTATTCTACTGTGGAAGTCCTACTCTTACAAAGGTATTGAAGAACCTTTGTCAAGAGTTCAGCCTAAACACATCTACCCGATTTCAGTTTCACAAGGAGAACTTCTAA
- the LOC114186243 gene encoding putative respiratory burst oxidase homolog protein H isoform X1 — translation MSSDKEGNDESATWILESIQIQPVERSIRDDDEEASLNASPVLKSPSEGSLNNVRNRNANQGNGGRKMVRVESGAARGIKGLRFLDRTVTGKEADAWRSIEKRFTQHAVDGKLSKDKFGICMGMGAESKDFAGELYEALARRRKISAENGITLAEARVFWEDMTSKDLESRLQVFFDMCDKNGDGRLSEEEVKEVIVLSASANKLGNLKTNASGYAALIMEELDPDHNGYIEMWQLETLLKEMVSSEDGPKKISNPKAMNLSKAMIPSKYRSPMSKYVSKITEFALDKWKVIWVVALWLVINLVLYIWKFKQYRQKGAYEVMGYCVCFAKGAAETLKLNMALIVLTMCRRTLTKLRESFLSRIIPFDDNINFHKMIAVAVVIGTLIHATVHFTCDFPRLVSYPNEKFMAILGDGFNYKQPDYISLVKSTPGLTGIVMVLLMAFSFTLATHSFRKSVVKLPAPLHRLAGFNSFWYAHHLLIVVYICLVIHGYYLFLTKEWQKKTTWMYLVIPISLYAFERIHPFFKGKDHRVNIIKAIVYTGNVLALYMTKPQGFKYKSGMYIFIKCPDISSFEWHPFSITSAPGDEYLSVHVRTLGDWTTELKNKFTKVCEPHTAQTRRGSLMRMETRAPSSGFPQKQSIRYPKILVKGPYGAPAQSYKNYDVLLLIGLGIGATPMISILKDMLNHIKLGTPVEVSDKDSIHANHSDEAKKGPERAYFYWVTREQSSFDWFKGVMDDIADYDRDGIIEMHNYLTSVYEEGDARSALIAMIQKLQHAKNGVDVVSESRIRTHFARPNWKKEFSKLANTHQTSRIGVFYCGSPTLTKVLKNLCQEFSLNTSTRFQFHKENF, via the exons ATGTCATCAGACAAAGAAGGCAATGATGAATCAGCAACATGGATTCTTGAGAGCATTCAGATTCAGCCCGTGGAGAGGTCTATAAGGGACGATGATGAAGAAGCATCCCTTAATGCAAGCCCGGTGCTAAAATCTCCCAGTGAAGGTTCTCTGAACAATGTGAGGAACAGGAATGCCAATCAGGGGAATGGGGGGAGGAAGATGGTGAGGGTAGAATCAGGAGCAGCAAGAGGGATTAAGGGTTTACGGTTTCTCGATAGAACGGTCACTGGGAAGGAAGCAGATGCATGGAGGTCCATTGAGAAGCGTTTTACTCAACATGCAGTTGATGGAAAACTCTCGAAAGACAAATTTGGAATCTGCATGG GCATGGGAGCAGAATCAAAGGATTTTGCCGGGGAACTGTACGAGGCTTTGGCTAGGAGGAGGAAAATCAGTGCAGAAAATGGGATAACTTTGGCTGAAGCTAGAGTGTTCTGGGAGGACATGACTAGCAAAGATCTTGAATCAAGGCTTCAAGTGTTCTTTGACAT GTGTGACAAGAATGGAGATGGTAGGCTATCAGAAGAGGAGGTTAAGGAG GTTATAGTGTTGAGTGCCTCGGCAAATAAGCTAGGAAATCTCAAAACAAATGCTAGTGGGTATGCAGCTTTGATAATGGAAGAGCTTGACCCTGATCATAATGGATATATTGAG ATGTGGCAGCTAGAAACTCTGCTGAAGGAAATGGTTAGTTCTGAAGATGGCcccaaaaaaattagtaatcCTAAAGCCATGAATTTGAGTAAAGCTATGATACCGAGCAAGTATAGGAGCCCCATGAGCAAATACGTATCTAAAATCACAGAATTTGCCTTAGATAAATGGAAAGTAATATGGGTTGTGGCACTATGGTTGGTCATAAACTTGGTGCTTTATATATGGAAGTTCAAACAATACAGACAAAAGGGTGCCTATGAAGTCATGGGTTATTGTGTCTGCTTTGCAAAGGGAGCTGCTGAGACTCTCAAGCTCAACATGGCTCTGATTGTCCTAACCATGTGCAGAAGAACACTTACGAAGCTAAGAGAATCGTTTCTAAGTCGAATAATCCCTTTTGATGACAATATAAACTTTCACAAGATGATTGCAGTAGCTGTAGTTATAGGTACTTTGATTCATGCAACGGTGCATTTCACTTGTGATTTTCCAAGATTAGTATCATACCCAAATGAGAAGTTCATGGCAATACTTGGGGATGGTTTTAACTATAAGCAGCCAGATTACATCTCCCTTGTTAAAAGCACTCCTGGTTTAACTGGAATTGTGATGGTCTTGCTCATGGCCTTTTCCTTCACTCTAGCCACACATTCTTTCAGAAAAAGTGTTGTCAAATTACCTGCGCCTTTGCATCGATTAGCTGGTTTCAATTCCTTTTGGTATGCGCATCATTTGCTTATTGTTGTTTACATATGCCTGGTCATACATGGCTACTATCTATTTCTCACCAAGGAATGGCAAAAGAAGACG ACTTGGATGTACCTTGTAATTCCCATTTCACTCTATGCTTTTGAGAGAATCCACCCATTTTTTAAAGGTAAAGATCACCGAGTAAACATCATAAAG GCAATAGTATACACAGGAAACGTCCTAGCACTATACATGACCAAACCCCAAGGATTCAAGTATAAAAGTGGAATGTATATTTTCATCAAGTGTCCAGATATATCCAGTTTTGAATG GCATCCTTTCTCCATCACATCAGCACCCGGAGATGAGTACTTGAGCGTCCATGTACGAACCTTGGGAGATTGGACTACAGAGCTTAAGAACAAATTTACAAAG GTTTGTGAGCCTCACACTGCACAAACAAGAAGGGGAAGCCTTATGAGGATGGAAACTAGAGCACCGAGTTCGGGCTTTCCTCAAAAACAAAG CATTAGATATCCAAAGATCCTCGTCAAAGGACCCTACGGAGCCCCAGCACAAAGCTATAAGAACTATGATGTCCTCTTGCTCATAGGTCTCGGAATTGGTGCCACTCCAATGATCAGTATTCTAAAAGATATGTTGAACCACATAAAGTTAGGAACCCCTGTAGAAGTGAGTGATAAG GACTCAATCCATGCAAATCACTCAGATGAAGCTAAGAAAGGTCCTGAAAGAGCATACTTTTATTGGGTAACAAGAGAGCAGTCATCATTTGATTGGTTTAAAGGTGTCATGGATGATATTGCAGATTATGACCGCGAT GGTATTATAGAAATGCACAACTATTTGACTAGTGTCTATGAGGAGGGTGATGCCAGGTCTGCACTTATTGCCATGATTCAGAAGTTGCAACATGCTAAGAATGGAGTTGATGTAGTTTCAGAAAGCCGG ATAAGAACGCATTTTGCAAGACCAAACTGGAAAAAAGAGTTCTCAAAATTAGCAAACACGCATCAAACTTCTCGGATAG GTGTATTCTACTGTGGAAGTCCTACTCTTACAAAGGTATTGAAGAACCTTTGTCAAGAGTTCAGCCTAAACACATCTACCCGATTTCAGTTTCACAAGGAGAACTTCTAA